The region GCGGGAGATGGTGATGCCCGGGGACAACGTGGACGGAATGGACGTGGAGCTGATCACGCCGATCGCGATGGAAGACGGGCTGCGGTTCGCGATCCGCGAGGGTGGGCGCACGGTCGGCGCCGGCGTCGTCACCCAGATCGACAAGTAGGGGTCGGGCCATGATGGGACAAAAGATCCGAATCAAGCTGAAGTCGTACGACCACGCGACGCTCGATCAGTCGGCCTCCGAGATCGTGCGCACCGCGCGGCGGACGGGAGCGGTCACGTCCGGTCCGGTGCCGCTGCCCACGAAGAAGACCGTCTACACGGTGCTGCGCAGCCCGCACGTGGACAAGAAGTCCCGCGAGCAGTTCGAGATCAGGATCCACAAGCGCCTCATCGACATCACGCGCTCGACGGCTCAGACGATGGAAGCGCTGGAGAAGCTCGACATCCCCGCCGGTGTCGACATCGAGATCAAGACATGATTGGACTCATCGGACGCAAGGTGGGCATGACGCAGATCTACGGCGACA is a window of Candidatus Eisenbacteria bacterium DNA encoding:
- the rpsJ gene encoding 30S ribosomal protein S10 produces the protein MMGQKIRIKLKSYDHATLDQSASEIVRTARRTGAVTSGPVPLPTKKTVYTVLRSPHVDKKSREQFEIRIHKRLIDITRSTAQTMEALEKLDIPAGVDIEIKT
- the tuf gene encoding elongation factor Tu (EF-Tu; promotes GTP-dependent binding of aminoacyl-tRNA to the A-site of ribosomes during protein biosynthesis; when the tRNA anticodon matches the mRNA codon, GTP hydrolysis results; the inactive EF-Tu-GDP leaves the ribosome and release of GDP is promoted by elongation factor Ts; many prokaryotes have two copies of the gene encoding EF-Tu); this translates as REMVMPGDNVDGMDVELITPIAMEDGLRFAIREGGRTVGAGVVTQIDK